One genomic window of Bacteroidales bacterium includes the following:
- a CDS encoding 4-hydroxy-3-methylbut-2-enyl diphosphate reductase codes for MIKIEIDPGAGFCFGVEEVIKTAESHLRKGETLYGLGDMVHNAEEVRRLQALGLKTINHQHLKNLAPGKVLFRAHGEPPQTYKTAKENGIEVIDGTCPIVARLQLKLKKAYDALDQSKEQIVIFGKADHPETIGLLGQVNGDALVLSSVEEVSAIDPHKKTYLFSQTTMDPENFRKVERALEEHLRKGSGHTAPVHFRSDCTICGQMKKRKPGLTAFASKYDVMLFVSGKNSSNGKMLFEYCKSLNPRSYWISGKGELKKQWFEACKSVGISGATSTSRAQLESVKEELNNLTSS; via the coding sequence ATGATAAAAATTGAAATAGATCCCGGAGCAGGATTCTGCTTTGGGGTAGAGGAGGTGATTAAGACGGCCGAATCCCATCTTCGTAAGGGGGAAACCCTTTACGGACTGGGAGATATGGTCCACAATGCGGAAGAAGTACGCCGGCTGCAGGCCCTGGGACTGAAGACCATAAACCACCAGCATTTGAAAAATCTGGCTCCCGGTAAGGTCTTGTTCCGGGCCCATGGCGAACCTCCACAGACTTACAAAACAGCAAAAGAGAATGGAATCGAGGTGATCGACGGCACCTGTCCCATTGTAGCCAGGTTGCAGCTCAAACTGAAAAAGGCTTATGATGCTTTGGATCAGAGTAAGGAACAAATTGTGATATTTGGCAAAGCCGATCATCCGGAGACCATTGGTTTACTTGGCCAGGTGAACGGGGATGCCCTGGTACTGAGCTCGGTGGAAGAGGTTTCAGCCATTGATCCGCATAAGAAGACCTACCTCTTCTCACAGACCACCATGGATCCTGAAAACTTCAGGAAGGTGGAAAGGGCCCTTGAAGAACATCTCCGGAAAGGCTCCGGACACACTGCGCCTGTTCATTTCAGATCGGACTGCACGATATGTGGACAAATGAAAAAGCGTAAACCCGGTCTCACTGCATTTGCCAGCAAGTACGATGTGATGTTGTTCGTGAGTGGAAAAAACTCATCCAACGGAAAAATGCTGTTTGAATATTGCAAATCCCTCAATCCACGAAGCTATTGGATCAGCGGAAAGGGAGAACTTAAAAAGCAGTGGTTCGAAGCCTGCAAAAGTGTTGGAATCAGTGGGGCTACCTCCACCTCCAGGGCACAGCTGGAATCGGTGAAGGAAGAGCTTAATAACTTAACTTCTTCTTAA
- the pfkA gene encoding 6-phosphofructokinase, producing the protein MGKIKRIGVLTSGGDAPGMNAAIRGVTRTAIYYGLEVIGIRYGYYGMIHKDFVELKAHSVSDILSRGGTILKTARSKEFMEPEGRRMAYDNLKEAEIDAVVVIGGDGSLTGARVFCDEFYDIPFIGIPGTIDNDIFGTDYTIGYDTALNTVVEAVDKIRDTAGSHNRLFFIEVMGRDAGFIALSSGIATGAEAILIPEVQGESRNLKEYLQKSFKRKKSSNIIIVAEGDESGGAFAIAESVKEEFSDYDVRVSVLGHIQRGGTPSAHDRVTASKLGFAAVEALMDDQKSVMVGYHNNEIDQVPFRKVIKHQKTVDPEQLQMVEILSV; encoded by the coding sequence ATGGGAAAAATTAAAAGAATAGGGGTACTTACTTCCGGAGGGGATGCTCCGGGAATGAATGCCGCCATCAGGGGTGTCACCCGCACTGCCATTTACTACGGACTGGAGGTAATCGGCATCCGCTATGGTTATTACGGAATGATCCATAAGGATTTTGTTGAGCTGAAGGCTCACAGCGTAAGTGATATACTGTCGAGGGGAGGAACCATTCTGAAGACAGCCCGGAGCAAGGAGTTTATGGAACCCGAAGGGCGCCGTATGGCTTATGATAATCTTAAAGAAGCAGAGATTGATGCCGTGGTGGTCATCGGTGGTGATGGTTCGCTGACCGGAGCACGTGTGTTCTGCGATGAGTTTTACGATATTCCTTTTATTGGAATTCCCGGGACCATAGATAATGATATTTTTGGCACCGATTATACCATCGGCTATGATACGGCATTGAATACGGTGGTGGAGGCTGTGGATAAGATCAGGGATACAGCAGGAAGTCACAACAGACTCTTTTTTATTGAGGTAATGGGCCGGGATGCCGGATTTATTGCTCTGAGCAGCGGGATCGCCACGGGAGCTGAGGCTATTCTGATACCGGAAGTACAGGGGGAGTCCCGTAATCTGAAAGAGTACCTGCAGAAAAGTTTTAAAAGAAAGAAGTCAAGCAATATAATCATCGTAGCAGAAGGAGATGAATCGGGAGGAGCTTTTGCCATAGCCGAGAGTGTGAAAGAAGAATTCAGTGATTATGATGTACGGGTTTCTGTACTGGGGCATATTCAAAGGGGAGGTACTCCGTCGGCCCATGACCGGGTCACTGCCAGCAAGCTGGGTTTTGCAGCTGTGGAAGCCCTGATGGACGACCAGAAGAGTGTTATGGTTGGATACCATAACAATGAGATTGATCAGGTGCCTTTCCGGAAAGTGATCAAACACCAGAAAACCGTGGACCCCGAGCAGCTGCAGATGGTGGAAATCCTCTCGGTATAA
- the clpX gene encoding ATP-dependent Clp protease ATP-binding subunit ClpX encodes MDRCSFCGREKKDTNLLIAGISGHICDRCIEQAYSIVQEELGANGEFDIGQIKLLKPTEIKSFLDLYVIGQEEAKKYLSVAVYNHYKRLMQLDSKDDVEIEKSNIVLVGETGTGKTLLARTIARMLHVPFTIVDATVLTEAGYVGEDIESVLTRLLQVADYNVEAAEKGIVFIDEIDKIARKSDNPSITRDVSGEGVQQGLLKLLEGSIINVPPQGGRKHPDQKMIPVNTKNILFICGGAFDGIENKIANRMNTQVVGYNAAKKVDRVDKDNLLQYVAPQDLKAFGMIPEIIGRLPVLTYLDPLSEKALRRILTEPKNALIKQYEKLFEMDGIKLSWDEKVLDYIVQKAIEFKLGARGLRSICEAIIMDAMFELPSKENPGDINIGIKYAREKLEKANLKRLKAA; translated from the coding sequence ATGGACCGTTGCTCTTTTTGCGGAAGAGAGAAGAAGGACACCAACCTTCTTATCGCCGGTATTTCCGGCCACATCTGTGACCGCTGTATCGAACAGGCTTACAGCATCGTACAGGAGGAACTGGGGGCCAATGGCGAGTTTGATATAGGGCAGATTAAATTATTGAAGCCCACGGAGATAAAGAGCTTTCTGGATCTCTATGTGATCGGGCAGGAAGAAGCTAAAAAGTACTTATCTGTAGCGGTATATAACCACTATAAAAGGTTGATGCAACTCGATAGCAAGGATGATGTGGAAATTGAGAAATCAAACATCGTTCTGGTCGGAGAGACCGGTACGGGTAAAACACTGCTGGCCAGAACCATTGCCCGGATGCTCCATGTGCCTTTCACCATTGTGGATGCTACGGTGCTTACCGAAGCCGGTTATGTGGGCGAGGATATAGAGAGTGTGCTGACCCGCTTGCTGCAGGTGGCCGATTACAATGTGGAAGCTGCTGAAAAGGGGATTGTTTTTATTGATGAAATCGACAAGATTGCACGCAAGAGCGACAACCCTTCCATTACCAGGGATGTTTCGGGTGAAGGCGTTCAGCAAGGTCTGCTGAAATTGCTGGAGGGATCCATAATCAATGTTCCTCCCCAGGGCGGAAGGAAGCATCCCGACCAGAAAATGATACCGGTCAATACGAAAAACATACTCTTTATTTGCGGCGGGGCGTTTGACGGGATCGAAAACAAGATAGCTAACCGGATGAATACCCAGGTGGTAGGCTATAATGCGGCCAAGAAGGTGGACCGTGTGGATAAGGATAACCTGCTTCAGTATGTGGCCCCTCAGGACCTGAAGGCCTTTGGAATGATCCCTGAGATCATTGGTCGTCTGCCGGTCCTTACTTACCTGGATCCACTCAGTGAGAAAGCCCTTCGCAGAATCCTTACGGAACCTAAAAATGCCCTCATCAAGCAATATGAAAAATTGTTTGAAATGGATGGGATTAAACTGTCCTGGGACGAGAAAGTGCTGGATTACATAGTGCAAAAAGCTATTGAATTTAAGCTGGGTGCCAGGGGATTGCGCTCCATTTGTGAGGCTATTATAATGGATGCCATGTTCGAGTTACCTTCCAAGGAGAATCCGGGGGATATAAATATCGGGATCAAATATGCCAGGGAGAAACTTGAGAAGGCGAATCTGAAGCGCCTGAAGGCTGCCTGA
- the cmk gene encoding (d)CMP kinase, with the protein MVEQRKIIIALDGHSSCGKSTFAKLIAAELGYSYIDSGAMYRAVTLAAMEAGLFDQTSAPPLDKIETLLRNIRLNLEHNPEKQRTEIFLNGRMVEDRIRSMEVSAHVSYIAAISAVRRKMVEYQRLLGREKGVVMDGRDIGTVVFPDAALKIFLTASLEVRAERRYKELIDKGMPADFEKVQKNLEKRDHIDSNREDSPLMKADDAILLDNSEMTLDQQMIWFRELYQGVISETHDKN; encoded by the coding sequence ATGGTGGAACAAAGAAAAATCATTATAGCACTGGACGGGCATTCTTCCTGTGGAAAGAGCACTTTCGCCAAACTGATTGCTGCTGAACTGGGGTATTCTTATATCGATTCGGGAGCTATGTACAGGGCGGTCACCCTGGCGGCCATGGAGGCAGGATTATTTGATCAAACCAGTGCTCCGCCCCTTGATAAAATCGAAACCTTGCTCCGGAATATCCGCCTGAATTTGGAACATAACCCGGAAAAGCAGCGGACTGAGATATTTCTAAATGGCAGGATGGTGGAAGACCGGATACGCAGCATGGAGGTTTCCGCTCACGTGAGCTATATTGCAGCCATTTCGGCTGTTCGGCGCAAAATGGTCGAATATCAGCGTTTACTGGGCAGAGAGAAAGGAGTGGTTATGGACGGACGTGATATTGGAACAGTGGTGTTCCCCGATGCAGCCCTGAAGATCTTTTTGACTGCATCCCTGGAGGTGCGTGCAGAGCGGCGTTATAAGGAGTTGATTGACAAGGGCATGCCTGCTGATTTTGAAAAGGTGCAAAAGAACCTGGAGAAACGCGACCATATTGATTCCAACCGGGAGGACAGTCCATTGATGAAGGCCGATGATGCTATTTTGCTTGATAACAGCGAGATGACCCTGGATCAGCAGATGATCTGGTTCCGGGAGTTGTATCAGGGTGTAATTTCCGAGACACATGATAAAAATTGA
- a CDS encoding DMT family transporter, with translation MSKSKSGVYFLVILAMIFWGFTFVVFKFAYQSFRPISIVFFRLLVSIVFLFGFALLFKRLNRIRRKDQLWFLLLALAEPFFYFLGEAYGLTLVSATIGAVIISTIPLVVPFAAYYLYREKLTLMNYLGLLLSFVGVLMVVLTRSEGLAADWKGILLMFVAVISAVAYTMVVKSLADDYTPITITAYQSLYGLLMFLPLFLILELPHLELARATNSSLLAVGFLGVFGSGICFILITIGIRELGAARANIFGNLIPVVTAIVSFFLLKESMPLLKVLGILIVILGLFLSQISSLRVKRNTGRESVRHIPNA, from the coding sequence ATGAGTAAATCTAAATCGGGGGTATATTTTCTGGTCATCCTGGCGATGATCTTCTGGGGATTTACTTTTGTTGTTTTCAAATTTGCCTATCAGTCCTTCAGACCGATAAGCATTGTCTTTTTCAGGCTGCTCGTCTCCATCGTTTTTCTGTTCGGATTTGCCCTGCTCTTCAAAAGACTAAACAGGATCAGGCGAAAGGATCAGCTATGGTTTCTATTGCTGGCACTTGCAGAACCTTTCTTCTACTTCCTGGGAGAAGCCTACGGGCTGACCCTGGTATCGGCAACCATTGGAGCCGTGATTATCTCCACCATCCCGCTGGTTGTTCCCTTTGCTGCCTACTACCTGTACAGGGAGAAACTGACTTTGATGAACTACCTGGGACTGTTGCTCTCCTTTGTGGGAGTTCTGATGGTGGTACTTACCCGGAGCGAAGGATTGGCAGCCGACTGGAAGGGGATCCTGCTTATGTTTGTGGCCGTTATTTCCGCAGTGGCCTATACCATGGTAGTTAAATCACTGGCTGATGATTATACCCCCATCACGATCACAGCCTACCAGAGTCTTTACGGTCTGCTTATGTTTCTGCCGCTCTTTCTTATTCTGGAGCTTCCGCATCTGGAGCTTGCTCGTGCAACAAACTCCAGCCTCCTGGCAGTTGGATTTCTCGGAGTATTCGGATCGGGGATCTGCTTTATCCTCATCACCATAGGAATCAGGGAACTGGGAGCAGCCAGAGCCAATATTTTCGGAAACCTGATCCCGGTTGTCACTGCCATAGTCTCTTTCTTTCTTTTGAAAGAATCCATGCCACTGCTGAAGGTTCTGGGTATTTTGATCGTGATCCTGGGACTGTTCCTCTCGCAGATCAGCAGCCTGAGGGTGAAGCGGAACACGGGAAGGGAATCGGTTCGTCACATTCCAAACGCCTGA
- the clpP gene encoding ATP-dependent Clp endopeptidase proteolytic subunit ClpP, which yields MNQNDDFKKFATKHMGISSMTLHQFSSLYNSYISPTIIEERQLNVASMDVFSRLMMDRIIFLGAPIDDYVANIIQAQLLYLDSADPNKDIQVYFNTPGGAVHAGLGIYDTMQYTSCDVATICTGMAASMGAVLLAAGTPGKRSALKHSRVMIHQPMGGAQGQASDIEITTREILKMKKELYAIIADHSGKSIEEVEKDGDRDFWMTAAEAKDYGMIDEVLLRTKDK from the coding sequence ATGAACCAGAACGACGATTTTAAGAAGTTTGCTACCAAACATATGGGCATCAGCAGTATGACGCTCCATCAGTTTAGCTCTTTGTATAATAGTTACATTTCACCGACCATTATAGAGGAAAGACAGTTAAATGTGGCCTCCATGGATGTTTTTTCCAGGTTGATGATGGATCGCATTATCTTTCTGGGAGCCCCCATTGATGATTACGTGGCCAATATCATTCAGGCACAGCTCCTCTATCTCGATTCGGCCGATCCCAATAAAGATATCCAGGTTTATTTCAATACTCCCGGAGGAGCCGTCCATGCAGGACTGGGGATCTATGATACGATGCAGTATACTTCGTGCGATGTGGCCACTATCTGTACAGGAATGGCGGCCTCCATGGGAGCCGTTTTACTGGCTGCGGGAACCCCCGGGAAGCGTTCCGCGCTGAAACACAGCAGGGTGATGATTCACCAGCCCATGGGTGGGGCGCAGGGTCAGGCTTCGGATATTGAGATCACTACCCGCGAAATCCTGAAAATGAAAAAAGAACTTTACGCGATCATTGCCGATCATTCGGGGAAATCCATTGAAGAGGTAGAGAAAGACGGGGATCGTGATTTCTGGATGACAGCTGCCGAAGCCAAGGACTATGGCATGATCGATGAGGTTTTGCTTAGAACAAAAGACAAATAA
- the lptB gene encoding LPS export ABC transporter ATP-binding protein — MKLHTHNLVKKYKSRRVVDEVSVSVEQGEIVGLLGPNGAGKTTTFYMIVGLITPHEGNIMLNEQDITKEPVYKRARMGIGYLAQEASVFRKLSVEDNIRAVLEMSELSRVEQHERVESMLEEFGLIKIRKSLGIQLSGGERRRTEIARALALSPQFILLDEPFAGVDPIAVEDIQEIVSKLKEKNIGILITDHNVHETLAITDRAYLMFEGSILKAGTAKDLAEDEQVRKVYLGQNFELR; from the coding sequence ATGAAACTGCATACACATAATCTGGTAAAGAAATATAAGAGTCGCAGGGTCGTGGACGAGGTATCGGTCAGCGTGGAGCAGGGTGAGATTGTGGGCCTTCTGGGACCCAATGGAGCCGGGAAAACCACCACCTTCTATATGATCGTTGGCCTGATTACTCCCCATGAGGGTAACATTATGCTCAATGAGCAGGACATCACCAAAGAACCCGTTTATAAACGAGCCCGGATGGGTATTGGATACCTGGCCCAGGAGGCTTCCGTGTTTCGCAAACTATCCGTGGAGGATAACATCAGGGCGGTTCTGGAAATGTCTGAATTGTCCAGAGTGGAACAGCACGAAAGAGTAGAGTCCATGCTGGAAGAATTTGGTCTCATAAAGATCCGGAAGAGTCTGGGCATTCAACTTTCTGGAGGAGAACGCCGGCGTACCGAGATTGCCAGGGCCCTGGCTCTGAGCCCGCAATTTATTCTGCTCGATGAACCATTTGCCGGAGTGGATCCCATTGCTGTTGAGGATATTCAGGAAATTGTGTCCAAGCTGAAAGAAAAAAATATCGGAATTCTGATCACCGACCATAATGTGCATGAGACGCTGGCGATTACGGATCGGGCCTATCTGATGTTCGAGGGATCTATCTTAAAAGCGGGAACTGCGAAAGATCTGGCAGAAGACGAGCAGGTCAGGAAGGTATATCTGGGACAGAACTTCGAGCTTCGATAA
- a CDS encoding glycosyltransferase family protein, translated as MASCLFIVQGEGKGHMSQALAFQEYLLEAGHTVEAVLLGSGSPGSVPDYFRESFPGRLRIYRCPYFLRTPNKKGIYVGRTILFNLLYSFVYFRSIAGIRKEIAAIRPDVIFNFYELLGALAMRKTDSGIKKIGLGHHFYIHLNRAHFKIGPLWHRILLNVHSSLIARSCDQVLAFSFLREQGRGSIRVVPPLVRKDFRALSHRPGDRYLVYLLQEGFFYDLVRLARIDPGFQADLFTSLSPAMEIPAGIRLHAFEAQKFSNLMASCKGLITTAGFDTAAEAAFHGIPLAVIPTRNHFEQRCNAADITAKGIGVAVSKIDRVSLERMHSFDCREFREWVNLAGEEILKCMEE; from the coding sequence ATGGCCAGCTGTCTCTTTATTGTCCAGGGCGAGGGGAAGGGACATATGTCCCAGGCGCTTGCATTTCAGGAGTATCTCCTGGAAGCCGGGCATACGGTGGAGGCCGTGCTGCTTGGAAGCGGCTCTCCCGGATCGGTCCCGGACTATTTCAGGGAAAGCTTTCCCGGGAGGCTTCGGATCTACCGCTGCCCCTATTTTTTGCGGACTCCCAATAAGAAGGGGATCTACGTGGGGCGCACCATTCTGTTTAACCTGCTGTATTCTTTTGTTTATTTCAGGTCCATTGCCGGGATCAGAAAAGAGATTGCGGCCATTCGGCCCGATGTGATTTTCAATTTTTATGAGTTGCTTGGGGCTCTGGCTATGAGAAAAACGGATTCCGGGATAAAAAAAATTGGCCTCGGGCACCATTTCTATATCCACCTGAATCGTGCCCATTTTAAGATAGGGCCCCTTTGGCACAGGATCTTGCTGAATGTTCATTCGAGTCTGATTGCCAGGTCCTGCGACCAGGTACTGGCATTCTCTTTTCTGCGTGAACAGGGGAGAGGCTCCATCCGGGTGGTCCCTCCCCTGGTAAGAAAGGATTTCAGAGCGCTAAGCCATCGCCCTGGCGATCGTTACCTAGTATACCTGCTCCAGGAAGGGTTCTTCTACGATCTGGTCAGGCTGGCCCGGATCGACCCTGGATTTCAGGCTGATCTGTTCACCTCTTTAAGTCCGGCCATGGAAATTCCTGCTGGAATCAGGCTCCATGCCTTCGAAGCACAAAAATTCAGTAATTTAATGGCTTCCTGCAAGGGACTGATTACCACGGCAGGATTTGACACCGCTGCAGAAGCTGCTTTTCACGGGATTCCGCTGGCTGTGATCCCCACGCGTAATCATTTTGAGCAGCGCTGCAATGCGGCTGACATCACCGCGAAGGGGATAGGAGTGGCAGTTTCAAAGATAGACAGGGTAAGCCTGGAACGGATGCATTCATTTGACTGCAGGGAGTTCAGAGAGTGGGTTAATCTGGCGGGAGAGGAGATTTTAAAATGTATGGAGGAATAA
- the porQ gene encoding type IX secretion system protein PorQ: MIRGFTVTVLLLLIFQAGMAQKGGESTYSFLGLTNSARVAALGGEVVSLKDDDINMVFHNPALLSPGMHSHMSLNYVDYFAGVNYGYASYGYAAGDIGNFAAGMHYVNYGIFERTDELGVSQGTFRASEYALNLVYSRSFLDSALTAGVNLKPIFSSLEQYTSFGLAVDLGVSYFLSSSLTTFGLVFKNVGVQLSSYTGRREALPFEIQAGVTQRLAHAPFRFTVTLQHLERWNLSYTLQDEDLSFTGSDNERSGFDHFADNLMRHVVLGTEFLLGRNFHIDVGYNYKRRKEMKVNVHPGMVGFSMGFGFRVSKFHMAFGRSSYHLAGGTNHFSLTANLSEFYRKAN; encoded by the coding sequence ATGATTCGAGGTTTTACAGTCACCGTGTTGTTGTTGCTGATCTTCCAGGCGGGAATGGCTCAGAAGGGGGGAGAATCGACCTACAGTTTTCTTGGTCTTACCAATTCGGCCCGGGTCGCGGCACTTGGAGGAGAGGTGGTATCCCTGAAGGATGACGACATCAATATGGTATTTCATAATCCGGCTCTTCTTTCGCCGGGAATGCACAGCCACATGAGTCTGAACTATGTGGACTATTTTGCCGGAGTGAATTACGGCTATGCCTCCTACGGCTATGCAGCAGGCGACATTGGCAATTTTGCAGCAGGCATGCATTATGTGAATTATGGCATTTTTGAACGGACCGATGAACTGGGAGTGTCACAGGGGACTTTCCGGGCCTCCGAGTATGCCCTGAACCTGGTATATTCCAGGAGTTTTCTGGACTCGGCGCTGACAGCCGGTGTGAATCTTAAACCCATATTCTCCTCCCTGGAACAATATACCTCCTTTGGCCTGGCCGTGGATCTGGGAGTGAGCTATTTTCTTTCCAGTTCCCTCACCACCTTTGGCCTGGTATTTAAAAATGTGGGGGTCCAGCTTAGTTCTTACACAGGAAGAAGGGAAGCTCTCCCCTTTGAGATTCAGGCCGGAGTTACCCAGAGACTGGCGCATGCCCCTTTCCGTTTTACGGTTACCCTGCAGCATCTGGAACGGTGGAACCTGAGCTATACCCTGCAGGATGAAGATCTTTCATTTACGGGAAGTGATAACGAGCGTAGTGGATTTGATCATTTTGCTGATAACCTGATGCGTCATGTGGTCCTGGGCACCGAATTCCTTCTGGGGAGGAATTTTCATATTGATGTGGGATATAATTATAAGCGGAGAAAGGAGATGAAGGTGAATGTACATCCCGGCATGGTTGGGTTCTCCATGGGCTTTGGCTTTAGAGTTTCCAAGTTTCATATGGCATTTGGACGTTCTTCCTACCATCTGGCGGGGGGAACCAATCATTTCTCCTTAACTGCCAACCTTTCTGAATTTTACAGAAAGGCAAACTGA
- the tig gene encoding trigger factor, giving the protein MNISQENTGKLNAVLHVKVGQEDYSERVDKVLKDYRRQARVDGFRPGKVPMGIIKKMYYTPVLVDEVNKLVSESLFNYLRDESVSILGEPLPHKNEEQTIDFEKDTEFEFKFDLGLAPELNLEVSAKDKVPFYKIKVDKKQQDEYKEQLLQRFGEFKAVDKAGNDELIKGALVKVDKEGNEVENGIRVEHVSMSLDMMKDDDQKVLFSGAAGGDEVVFDVKKAYPNDTEVASLLRIDKTMVAMLEGTFKCLIDEVNKFEKAVPGPEFYDKVYGEGEVKSEEEFTRRVTEEIALNYERESEYRFMVDARETLIKKAKMDLPVEFLKRWMVETNEQITEEQVEEDFEKYEDDFRWQLIKEHLLKQQNIKVSEEEALESAKAMALNQYMQYGISNVPDDYLENYAREMMSKPEESRKFYEQKGEEKLISFIKSTVKLDQKEVSSEKFRKLYEK; this is encoded by the coding sequence ATGAATATTTCACAGGAGAATACCGGTAAGTTAAATGCAGTCCTTCATGTTAAGGTTGGACAGGAAGATTATTCGGAACGCGTTGATAAAGTCCTTAAAGATTATCGCAGACAGGCCAGGGTCGATGGTTTCAGGCCCGGAAAGGTGCCCATGGGTATTATCAAGAAAATGTACTATACACCGGTACTGGTCGATGAGGTGAATAAACTGGTCTCAGAATCCCTGTTCAACTACCTGAGAGATGAGAGTGTCAGCATTCTGGGGGAGCCTCTGCCACACAAGAACGAGGAGCAGACTATTGATTTTGAAAAGGATACGGAATTCGAATTTAAATTCGACCTGGGACTGGCCCCGGAACTGAACCTGGAAGTAAGTGCCAAGGATAAGGTCCCGTTTTATAAGATCAAGGTGGATAAGAAGCAACAGGACGAGTACAAGGAGCAGTTGCTCCAGCGTTTCGGGGAGTTTAAAGCTGTGGATAAGGCCGGGAATGATGAACTCATCAAAGGTGCTCTGGTGAAGGTCGATAAGGAGGGTAATGAAGTGGAGAACGGGATCCGCGTGGAGCATGTTAGTATGTCCCTGGATATGATGAAAGATGACGACCAGAAGGTGCTTTTCAGTGGGGCTGCCGGAGGTGATGAAGTGGTATTCGATGTGAAAAAGGCCTATCCCAATGATACCGAAGTAGCTTCTCTGCTAAGAATAGACAAAACCATGGTAGCCATGCTCGAAGGCACTTTCAAGTGCCTGATAGATGAGGTAAATAAGTTTGAAAAAGCCGTGCCGGGTCCGGAGTTTTATGACAAAGTATATGGGGAAGGTGAAGTAAAGAGCGAGGAGGAGTTCACCAGGCGGGTGACTGAAGAAATTGCACTGAATTATGAGCGTGAAAGTGAGTACCGTTTTATGGTGGATGCACGTGAGACACTGATCAAAAAGGCGAAGATGGATCTGCCCGTGGAGTTTCTGAAACGCTGGATGGTGGAAACAAATGAGCAGATCACCGAGGAACAGGTGGAGGAGGATTTTGAGAAGTATGAGGATGATTTTCGCTGGCAACTGATCAAGGAGCACCTTCTGAAACAACAGAATATTAAGGTAAGCGAGGAGGAGGCCCTGGAATCGGCCAAGGCGATGGCCCTCAATCAGTATATGCAATATGGCATCAGCAATGTTCCGGATGATTACCTGGAAAACTATGCCAGGGAGATGATGTCCAAGCCGGAAGAGAGCCGCAAATTCTATGAGCAGAAGGGCGAAGAGAAACTGATTTCTTTTATTAAATCCACGGTCAAGTTGGATCAGAAAGAGGTCAGTTCAGAGAAGTTCCGTAAATTGTACGAGAAATAA